In Desulfitobacterium chlororespirans DSM 11544, the following are encoded in one genomic region:
- the tatA gene encoding twin-arginine translocase TatA/TatE family subunit, with the protein MLATFGMVTPTVMIIVLIIALVIFGPGKLPELGKALGRGISEFKSATNGEEKEEKKEVESKEV; encoded by the coding sequence ATGTTAGCAACATTTGGTATGGTAACTCCAACTGTAATGATCATTGTATTAATCATTGCATTGGTTATTTTTGGACCCGGAAAACTTCCTGAGCTTGGCAAGGCTTTGGGACGAGGAATTTCTGAATTTAAATCGGCAACCAATGGTGAAGAGAAGGAAGAAAAGAAAGAAGTTGAAAGCAAAGAAGTTTAA
- a CDS encoding SDH family Clp fold serine proteinase — translation MDKDERLHYLDSLERLRGSKVLVYFAYTPLDDSILVPLYEQLKAIGHTEKIDLLLHSYGGAVDTPYKVVMLIREFCNEFGVIVPFVAKSAASMLVLGADEVVMGPISELGPIDPLIKHPIYKELWVPVQAIRYCIDYLQRSIESNPNPELVTGIITPMINKLDPWLIGDYEKALKASHQYAEALLSRYMLKDNPELVPVVTRALTEGYFSHGYPIGRQEAKELGLRVTEAEDELWDVIWSLYRGYEELFSTCDSGDRV, via the coding sequence ATGGATAAGGATGAACGACTTCATTATTTGGACAGTTTGGAAAGATTAAGAGGCTCAAAGGTTTTAGTTTACTTCGCCTATACACCCCTCGATGATAGCATTCTCGTGCCTCTCTACGAACAACTCAAAGCGATCGGGCATACAGAGAAAATTGATTTACTCCTGCACAGTTATGGCGGAGCGGTAGACACTCCCTATAAGGTTGTCATGCTGATTCGTGAGTTCTGCAACGAATTTGGTGTTATCGTACCTTTTGTAGCCAAATCTGCGGCATCTATGTTGGTTCTTGGAGCGGATGAAGTTGTTATGGGACCCATCTCTGAGCTGGGGCCCATTGATCCCCTGATTAAGCACCCTATTTATAAGGAATTATGGGTTCCCGTTCAAGCTATTCGCTATTGTATCGATTATCTTCAGCGTTCTATCGAATCCAATCCCAATCCGGAGCTGGTAACCGGCATCATCACGCCTATGATCAATAAACTGGACCCCTGGCTGATCGGAGATTACGAAAAAGCCTTAAAAGCATCTCACCAATACGCTGAAGCCCTCTTATCCCGTTATATGTTAAAAGATAACCCTGAACTTGTTCCTGTAGTCACCCGGGCTTTGACAGAGGGCTATTTTTCTCATGGCTATCCCATCGGACGCCAGGAAGCCAAAGAGCTGGGTTTGCGGGTAACAGAGGCCGAGGATGAGCTTTGGGATGTGATTTGGAGCTTGTACCGGGGCTACGAGGAACTTTTCAGCACTTGCGATAGTGGAGATAGAGTCTGA